Proteins encoded within one genomic window of Zavarzinella sp.:
- a CDS encoding arylsulfatase: MRIGFALALIVCSASFSFAKDRPPNIVFIMADDLGYEELGCFGQKMIRTPAVDALAKGGMKLTRFYSGNAVCAPSRCNLMTGKHPGHAFVRDNRQFVPKMEGQFPMADGEITVAEVLKKHGYATGAMGKWGLGMFDTEGSPLKQGFDYFYGYNCQAHAHTHYPTHIYRNDKRIDLPGNNGQTGDTYTQDMFEKEALEFVEKNQQKPFFLYLPFTVPHVAVQVPDDSLAEYLGKLGDDPAYDGSKGYRKHPAPHAGYAAMVTRMDRTVGRLMAKLKELKLDENTLVIFTSDNGPTHNVGGADSTFFESAGKLRGLKGSLYEGGIRVPTVAYWPGKIAPGSESTSPFAHWDVLPTLAEVAGAPAPQGIDGISFLPTLLGKEQKQHEFLYWEFPGYGGQQAVQAGPWKAVRQKLGTGVVKTELYNLQNDPYEATDVASQHPDVVKKMEAIMVQEHTPSKIFPLQSIDFVPKKKVNPKPKAKKQ; the protein is encoded by the coding sequence ATGAGAATTGGATTTGCATTGGCGCTGATTGTCTGTAGTGCCAGTTTCAGTTTTGCAAAAGATCGCCCACCGAACATTGTTTTCATTATGGCAGACGATCTGGGATATGAAGAACTGGGCTGTTTCGGACAGAAAATGATCCGAACACCAGCAGTGGATGCATTAGCAAAAGGTGGGATGAAACTGACCCGATTTTACTCCGGCAATGCCGTCTGCGCACCTTCGCGGTGTAATCTGATGACTGGCAAGCACCCAGGGCACGCCTTCGTGCGAGATAACCGCCAGTTTGTGCCCAAAATGGAAGGCCAGTTTCCCATGGCGGATGGGGAAATCACTGTGGCAGAAGTGCTGAAAAAGCATGGCTATGCCACCGGCGCCATGGGGAAATGGGGCCTGGGCATGTTTGATACGGAAGGCAGTCCGTTGAAACAGGGTTTCGACTACTTTTATGGCTACAACTGCCAGGCACACGCCCACACGCACTATCCGACCCACATTTATCGGAACGACAAACGAATTGACCTTCCCGGAAACAATGGTCAGACCGGCGATACCTATACACAGGACATGTTTGAAAAAGAGGCTTTGGAATTCGTTGAGAAAAATCAACAGAAGCCCTTTTTCCTCTACCTGCCATTTACCGTGCCCCACGTGGCGGTACAGGTGCCGGATGATTCGCTGGCGGAATACCTTGGCAAACTGGGCGACGATCCTGCCTACGATGGCTCGAAGGGTTATCGCAAACACCCTGCACCACACGCTGGTTATGCGGCAATGGTCACTCGGATGGACCGCACCGTGGGGCGGTTAATGGCAAAGCTGAAAGAATTAAAACTTGATGAGAACACACTGGTGATTTTTACCAGCGATAACGGACCCACCCACAATGTTGGTGGGGCGGATTCCACATTTTTTGAATCGGCAGGTAAGCTTCGTGGCCTGAAGGGCAGCCTTTATGAAGGTGGAATTCGTGTGCCTACAGTGGCCTATTGGCCCGGAAAAATAGCCCCCGGTTCCGAATCTACCAGTCCATTCGCCCACTGGGACGTCCTTCCCACGTTGGCAGAAGTAGCAGGCGCTCCTGCACCGCAGGGAATTGATGGCATCAGCTTTTTGCCCACCTTGCTGGGTAAGGAACAGAAACAACATGAGTTTCTGTATTGGGAGTTTCCCGGTTATGGAGGTCAGCAGGCAGTGCAGGCTGGCCCATGGAAAGCGGTGCGGCAAAAATTAGGCACCGGCGTGGTCAAAACGGAACTTTACAATCTGCAGAATGACCCTTACGAAGCAACGGATGTCGCCAGCCAGCACCCCGATGTGGTGAAAAAAATGGAAGCGATCATGGTGCAGGAACACACCCCATCAAAAATCTTCCCACTGCAAAGCATCGATTTTGTGCCGAAGAAGAAAGTGAATCCCAAGCCCAAAGCGAAAAAACAATAA
- a CDS encoding GDSL-type esterase/lipase family protein, producing MYRILLLTLLFAIPHIGGAQEPAKKLPTVVLIGDSIRMGYAPEVIKALQGKVTIISPKPNGGDSSNVLKNLKAWAIDPQPDLVHINCGLHDLKKMKNGSFQVSLADYEKNLNEIITQLKTSTKAKLVYALTTPIIDERHAGRKANFDRFDADVKKFNEVATKIMKKHGVPLNDLYQVVQQNDPAKCLGKDGTHYTPAGNAFLVKAVTAKITEMLELK from the coding sequence TTGTATCGAATTCTGTTACTGACTTTGCTGTTTGCAATCCCCCACATCGGTGGGGCACAGGAACCCGCAAAAAAATTGCCCACCGTGGTGCTGATTGGTGATTCCATCCGCATGGGTTACGCACCGGAAGTGATCAAGGCACTACAAGGCAAAGTGACCATCATTTCTCCCAAACCGAACGGTGGAGATAGTTCCAACGTGCTGAAAAACCTCAAAGCATGGGCAATTGACCCCCAGCCTGATCTGGTACACATCAATTGTGGGCTGCACGACCTGAAAAAAATGAAAAATGGCTCATTTCAGGTTAGTCTGGCTGATTATGAGAAAAATCTGAATGAAATCATTACCCAGTTGAAAACCAGCACGAAGGCGAAACTGGTGTATGCACTGACCACGCCCATTATTGATGAGCGGCACGCAGGCAGGAAAGCCAATTTCGACCGTTTTGATGCGGATGTGAAGAAATTCAATGAGGTGGCGACCAAAATAATGAAAAAACATGGCGTGCCGCTGAACGATCTGTATCAGGTGGTCCAACAGAACGATCCGGCGAAGTGCCTCGGAAAAGATGGCACGCACTATACGCCAGCCGGGAATGCCTTCCTGGTGAAAGCTGTCACCGCGAAAATTACGGAAATGCTTGAACTGAAGTAA
- a CDS encoding glucose-6-phosphate isomerase, translating to MQLPDESIAFDYSGAISPRAEAWTPLAELQSQNFLKVSQIDGLRQELMQIRQKVASERQLQEIPPELQPLDNGFIDYPGKLLDQYRRKGENSELGRILKLSHAMARDVDRVVVLGIGGSYLGAKALFDALTHTYHNELPPKMRLGKPRLYFEGNNVDNDTLRDLIELLENTCVDPDLPEERWGTVVISKSGGTIETAAAYRVVRDELSRYYGGDGKTWRSKIIPVTGPQGKLRNLCHADGFEDPSILNIPDGIGGRFSVFTAVGLVPAAILGLDVQALLLGAASMTQRFLEEPFERNPVLQFVAVNHLMSAKLEKNTRIMAVWTKKLEALGMWYDQLLAESLGKESIGPTPLTAVQTRDLHSRGQQFQEGSRDKFINNLMVKSTRHAPIAVGMNDRNEDDLNQFSRRTLPEILTAAAAGTNQAYWEAARPTATITLPVLSEHTIGQLMQMLMLATVVEGKMLGINPYGQPGVEAYKKNMIRLLKETGNAPSAEINGN from the coding sequence ATGCAGTTGCCTGATGAATCGATCGCGTTTGACTATTCCGGTGCGATCAGCCCACGTGCGGAAGCCTGGACACCACTGGCAGAACTTCAGAGCCAGAATTTCTTAAAAGTTTCTCAGATTGACGGATTGCGTCAGGAATTGATGCAAATTCGCCAGAAAGTGGCAAGCGAACGGCAGTTACAGGAAATCCCACCTGAATTGCAGCCACTGGACAATGGCTTTATTGATTACCCCGGGAAGCTGCTGGACCAATACCGCAGGAAAGGTGAAAATTCAGAGCTGGGCAGAATATTAAAGCTTTCTCATGCAATGGCCCGCGATGTTGATCGCGTGGTAGTGCTGGGCATTGGCGGTTCGTATCTCGGTGCAAAGGCGTTGTTCGACGCACTGACCCACACTTATCACAATGAACTGCCACCGAAAATGCGGCTGGGCAAGCCCCGCCTGTATTTTGAAGGGAACAATGTCGACAACGATACCCTGCGGGACCTGATTGAACTGCTGGAAAATACCTGCGTCGATCCTGATCTGCCCGAAGAACGCTGGGGCACCGTGGTCATCAGCAAATCGGGTGGCACCATTGAAACCGCGGCCGCCTACCGAGTGGTGCGAGACGAACTCAGCCGATATTACGGTGGGGATGGCAAAACCTGGCGAAGCAAAATCATTCCGGTTACCGGCCCACAAGGGAAATTACGCAATCTCTGCCACGCAGATGGCTTTGAAGATCCGTCGATTCTGAACATTCCAGATGGCATCGGCGGGCGTTTTTCCGTGTTTACTGCGGTGGGCCTGGTTCCCGCAGCCATTCTGGGGCTGGATGTCCAGGCTCTGCTACTCGGTGCTGCCAGCATGACGCAGCGATTTCTGGAAGAACCTTTCGAGCGCAATCCCGTCCTGCAATTCGTTGCGGTCAATCATCTGATGAGTGCGAAACTGGAAAAGAACACCCGCATTATGGCTGTGTGGACCAAAAAGCTGGAAGCACTGGGCATGTGGTACGACCAGTTACTGGCAGAATCGCTGGGCAAGGAATCGATTGGCCCCACCCCATTGACAGCAGTTCAGACTCGCGACCTGCATTCCCGTGGGCAACAGTTTCAGGAAGGCAGCCGCGATAAATTCATTAACAATCTGATGGTGAAATCGACCCGCCACGCACCAATCGCGGTGGGGATGAACGATCGCAATGAAGATGACCTGAACCAGTTCAGCCGCCGCACCCTGCCGGAGATTTTAACTGCTGCTGCCGCCGGTACGAATCAGGCGTATTGGGAAGCAGCCCGTCCCACCGCCACGATAACATTACCAGTGCTCTCCGAACACACGATCGGCCAGTTAATGCAGATGCTGATGCTGGCCACGGTAGTTGAAGGGAAAATGCTTGGCATTAATCCTTATGGCCAGCCTGGGGTAGAAGCCTACAAGAAAAACATGATCCGACTGTTAAAAGAAACTGGCAACGCCCCATCGGCAGAAATTAATGGGAATTGA